In one window of Bradyrhizobium sp. AZCC 1721 DNA:
- a CDS encoding NAD-dependent epimerase/dehydratase family protein codes for MKGRRILVTGGAGFIGSHIIDLLCNEGCAEIVALDNMVRGRPENLRRAVSRGPVRLVHGDIRDRELMAGLVQAADIVFHQAALRITHCAAEPRLAMEVMVDATFDLLELCVEHNVEKVIAASSASVYGMAEEFPTTERQNSYDNRTLYGAAKAFNEGLLRTFNEMHGLDYVAFRYFNVYGDRMDIHGRYTEVLIRWMERLEAGLPPIIFGDGQQTMDFVHVRDVARANVMGAKAKLTDQVFNVASGTETSLLQLAGTLASVMGHRGLTPEFAPERSVNPVPRRLASTGKAERLLGFRSSVPLEQGLGDLVKWWRAERGSLVATHQRETVAS; via the coding sequence CTGAAGGGTAGGCGCATTCTGGTTACGGGCGGGGCCGGCTTTATCGGTTCGCATATCATCGACCTGCTGTGCAACGAAGGCTGCGCCGAAATCGTTGCGCTCGATAACATGGTGCGAGGGCGGCCGGAAAACCTTCGGCGCGCCGTCTCGCGCGGGCCCGTGCGTCTGGTTCACGGTGATATCCGCGACCGTGAGCTCATGGCAGGGCTGGTGCAGGCGGCGGACATCGTCTTTCATCAAGCAGCACTTCGCATCACCCACTGTGCGGCCGAGCCGCGCCTTGCCATGGAAGTCATGGTCGATGCAACCTTCGATCTCCTGGAACTGTGCGTCGAGCACAATGTCGAAAAAGTCATCGCTGCGTCCTCGGCATCGGTGTACGGCATGGCGGAGGAGTTCCCGACGACGGAGCGCCAGAATTCCTACGACAACCGTACCCTTTATGGGGCGGCCAAGGCCTTCAACGAAGGGCTGTTGCGCACGTTTAATGAAATGCACGGGCTCGATTACGTCGCCTTCCGTTATTTCAACGTCTATGGCGACCGCATGGACATCCATGGCCGCTATACCGAGGTCTTGATCCGCTGGATGGAGCGCCTGGAAGCCGGCCTGCCCCCGATCATCTTCGGCGATGGTCAGCAAACCATGGATTTCGTCCATGTTCGCGATGTTGCTCGCGCAAATGTTATGGGAGCGAAGGCGAAGCTTACCGACCAGGTGTTCAATGTCGCGAGCGGGACCGAAACCAGCCTGCTTCAGCTTGCTGGGACTCTTGCATCAGTGATGGGTCACCGTGGCCTGACGCCGGAATTCGCGCCGGAGCGATCGGTCAATCCGGTGCCGCGCCGGCTGGCCTCGACAGGGAAGGCGGAGCGCCTGCTGGGCTTCCGCTCGAGTGTGCCGCTCGAACAGGGGCTTGGCGATCTTGTGAAATGGTGGCGAGCCGAACGCGGATCGCTCGTGGCAACCCACCAGAGGGAGACGGTGGCTTCGTGA
- a CDS encoding class I SAM-dependent methyltransferase, giving the protein MTALHEDGRDASLRVLVALASYGTSNDRYLERLIREYRSMPFDIDIVVLSNIDKSGQGVECRVGTPAKNPWSLPFAHKPLFAERANKYDLFIYSEDDILITEKNLRAFLDVTAVLQQDEIAGYLRIEKGADGEENYPDIHENFHWDSTSVRSRGRYTLAHLTNEHAACYVLTQAQLRTAIQSGGFLVDPYEGKYDLLCTAATDPYTQCGLKKFVPVSHVDDFTVHHLSNKYVGRVGISAAELRDQIEALIRIAERCKTPPPLFNTETKLSRGLYSKDYYEPVSEDVISAIPPAARSVLSIGCGSGATEKRLIERGLRVVAMPLDPVVSSGAAARGVEMIYGDIDELATLAHGEKFDCILCLNVLHLAHDPVAALSTLKDCLCDSSSVIIQTPSMLSLRTIRQTFRDMPVLLGKGYSSTGVHLSTARAVKSWCTRAGMKVNRTIGTLNRQETSRLGRIASAVGDFLPAPLAISMATSIVVSARRLPDERSQLASQSIRAHDTRRALSSSESESRTAHF; this is encoded by the coding sequence ATGACTGCGCTTCATGAAGATGGCCGAGACGCATCGCTGAGAGTTCTCGTGGCGCTGGCTAGTTATGGCACGTCCAACGACCGGTACCTGGAGCGGCTGATTCGCGAATACCGGTCCATGCCATTCGACATCGACATCGTCGTCCTCTCAAATATCGACAAGTCCGGTCAGGGCGTCGAATGTCGCGTGGGCACCCCAGCCAAGAATCCCTGGTCACTGCCTTTTGCGCACAAGCCGCTGTTCGCCGAGCGGGCCAACAAATACGACCTGTTCATCTATTCCGAAGACGACATCCTGATAACCGAAAAGAATCTTCGGGCCTTCCTGGATGTCACCGCGGTGCTTCAACAGGACGAAATTGCGGGATACTTGCGAATAGAAAAGGGAGCGGACGGCGAAGAGAACTACCCCGACATCCATGAAAATTTCCATTGGGATTCGACCTCAGTCCGTTCCAGAGGCCGCTACACGCTCGCCCATCTCACTAACGAGCATGCGGCCTGCTATGTGCTTACACAAGCCCAGCTCAGGACGGCTATCCAGTCGGGAGGCTTCCTGGTGGATCCGTACGAGGGCAAATACGACCTTCTTTGCACGGCGGCGACAGACCCATACACGCAATGTGGTTTGAAGAAGTTTGTTCCGGTTTCTCACGTCGACGACTTCACCGTTCATCATCTGTCCAACAAATATGTCGGCCGGGTCGGCATCAGCGCGGCTGAACTCAGAGATCAGATCGAGGCGCTGATCCGGATTGCTGAACGGTGCAAGACACCACCTCCGCTGTTCAACACTGAGACGAAGCTGTCGCGTGGGCTTTACTCGAAGGACTATTATGAGCCCGTCAGTGAAGATGTCATTTCCGCAATTCCGCCAGCGGCGCGCAGTGTCTTGTCAATCGGATGCGGATCGGGAGCGACGGAGAAAAGACTGATCGAACGAGGATTGCGAGTCGTTGCGATGCCCTTGGACCCCGTCGTCTCCAGCGGCGCCGCCGCCCGTGGCGTCGAAATGATCTATGGAGATATCGACGAGCTGGCGACACTTGCGCACGGAGAAAAGTTCGATTGTATCCTGTGCTTGAACGTCCTGCATCTAGCACACGATCCCGTAGCGGCGTTGTCCACGTTGAAGGATTGCCTATGCGACAGCTCGAGTGTGATCATTCAAACACCGAGCATGCTTTCTCTTCGAACCATCCGACAGACGTTCCGCGACATGCCCGTTCTTCTTGGAAAGGGCTACTCCTCGACCGGGGTGCATTTGAGTACGGCTCGCGCGGTGAAGAGCTGGTGCACCAGGGCAGGGATGAAAGTGAATCGGACGATCGGGACATTGAATCGCCAGGAGACAAGCAGGCTTGGCAGGATCGCGTCGGCGGTCGGTGATTTCCTTCCCGCGCCGCTTGCAATCTCGATGGCAACATCCATCGTCGTGTCGGCGAGACGGTTGCCGGATGAGCGCAGTCAGCTTGCATCCCAGAGCATTCGCGCACACGACACAAGGAGAGCTTTGTCATCCAGTGAAAGCGAAAGTCGGACAGCTCATTTCTAG
- a CDS encoding DegT/DnrJ/EryC1/StrS family aminotransferase: protein MIPIAKPCLDETEADAAREVTLSGWISQGPQVAAFEREFAAMVGAPHAVAVSNCTTALHLALLALGVGPGDEVITASHSFIASANSIRYCGATPIFVDIDPATYNLDPERVAEAITERTRAILAVHQMGMPCDLTSLVALANRHGVALIEDAACAIGSQINVHGDWEFIGKPHGAMACFSFHPRKVITTGEGGMLTTSDPDQDRKLRLWRQHAMDVPDTVRHGSPQVIFENYLFVGFNYRMTDMQAAIGRKQLERLPDLIARRRALAARYSELLGNLEGLILPHEPEWARSNWQSYCVRLPDRVDQRTLMQNLLDQGIATRRGIMCAHREAPYASGEQRHDLRQSELAQDRAILLPIYAQMAEGDQVRVANALRSELGY, encoded by the coding sequence ATGATCCCGATCGCAAAACCGTGTCTCGACGAGACTGAAGCCGATGCCGCGCGCGAGGTCACTCTCTCCGGCTGGATATCGCAAGGGCCGCAGGTGGCGGCCTTCGAGCGCGAATTCGCCGCAATGGTTGGCGCGCCTCACGCAGTTGCGGTGTCAAACTGCACTACTGCGCTGCACCTCGCACTGCTTGCCTTGGGCGTCGGGCCCGGCGACGAGGTGATCACCGCGAGCCACTCCTTCATCGCAAGCGCCAACAGCATCCGCTACTGCGGCGCGACCCCGATCTTCGTCGATATCGATCCAGCCACCTACAATCTGGATCCGGAGCGCGTGGCCGAGGCCATTACCGAACGCACCCGTGCGATCCTGGCCGTTCACCAGATGGGCATGCCGTGCGATCTGACCTCACTTGTCGCATTGGCAAATCGCCATGGTGTTGCCCTGATCGAGGACGCCGCCTGCGCAATCGGCAGCCAGATCAACGTCCATGGCGATTGGGAGTTCATCGGGAAGCCGCACGGAGCGATGGCTTGCTTCTCCTTCCACCCTCGCAAGGTCATCACGACCGGCGAGGGCGGCATGTTGACGACGTCCGATCCCGATCAGGACCGCAAGCTCAGGCTCTGGCGTCAGCATGCAATGGACGTGCCCGACACGGTGCGGCACGGCTCACCGCAAGTCATCTTCGAAAACTACCTGTTTGTCGGCTTCAACTATCGGATGACGGACATGCAGGCTGCCATTGGGCGAAAACAGCTCGAACGGCTTCCTGATCTGATCGCGCGTCGGCGCGCACTCGCGGCCCGTTACAGCGAACTCCTGGGCAATTTGGAAGGATTGATCCTGCCGCACGAACCGGAGTGGGCCCGATCCAACTGGCAGAGCTACTGCGTGCGCCTGCCGGACCGGGTCGATCAGAGAACGCTGATGCAGAACCTTCTTGATCAAGGCATTGCCACCCGACGCGGGATCATGTGCGCGCACCGCGAGGCGCCCTATGCAAGCGGCGAGCAGCGCCACGATTTGCGTCAATCCGAACTCGCGCAGGATCGCGCGATCTTGCTTCCGATCTACGCACAAATGGCCGAGGGGGATCAAGTGCGTGTCGCAAACGCGTTGAGATCCGAGCTGGGGTACTGA
- a CDS encoding oligosaccharide flippase family protein: MSDLDQPDPSSVAPGSQRSVHRSIAFSAVERYGNLVLFLVTIAVLARLLTPAEFGIYAVVNAVTAVVAASFQEFGGANYLIQKRELSRASVQTAFTVTFGISALVGLALLALSGVLSHLFEQESLQKGIAVSALSFLLVPFSGTITGLFRRDMEFGKLAICNLGSGAVGAAVSIALAMLSFGFMAPVWGGVAGNVVLTIMLLRQHRDLGAFRPSVAQFRDVVGFGLYSSGVSVINVLYNLSPQLFLAKILDFTSVGLYSRATSITQIFDKLVVQVLNPIIMPALVSRSKDASNLRVAYLDAVELLSVVQWPFLLFIAIMAHPIILILLGQNWLEIVPLVRLLCVANLALFAACLTYPTLVATGSVRDALTSSLISLPPSLLVVLCAAFFGAQAVAASALLTLPFQAAVALYFIGRRLTIKPKHLSCALLKSAVVTVMTASGVMVCAALIEARIVPSFVGLIAAGGVAALCWWLGLTVTGHPLLHHLHRAAGGLVVSAPWLRLRRL, encoded by the coding sequence ATGAGCGACCTCGATCAGCCCGATCCGTCAAGCGTTGCGCCAGGTTCGCAACGCTCGGTGCACCGTTCGATCGCTTTTTCCGCGGTCGAACGGTACGGCAATCTTGTGCTGTTCTTGGTCACTATTGCCGTGCTGGCACGTCTGCTGACGCCCGCTGAGTTCGGTATCTATGCGGTCGTCAATGCTGTGACGGCAGTCGTTGCCGCGTCCTTCCAGGAGTTCGGAGGTGCCAATTACCTGATTCAGAAGCGCGAGTTGTCGCGCGCCAGTGTGCAGACTGCTTTTACGGTCACATTTGGAATTTCGGCACTTGTCGGGCTGGCGCTGCTCGCACTTTCGGGCGTTCTGTCACATTTGTTCGAGCAGGAAAGTTTGCAGAAAGGGATCGCGGTCTCGGCGCTGAGCTTCCTGCTTGTACCATTCTCTGGAACGATTACCGGTCTGTTTCGCCGCGATATGGAGTTTGGAAAGCTCGCCATTTGCAATCTTGGATCGGGCGCCGTTGGGGCCGCGGTATCTATCGCACTAGCAATGTTGAGCTTTGGCTTTATGGCCCCGGTCTGGGGCGGCGTAGCGGGCAACGTGGTCTTGACTATCATGTTGCTGAGGCAGCATCGCGATCTCGGCGCGTTCAGGCCTTCAGTTGCACAGTTCCGCGATGTCGTGGGCTTCGGCCTGTATTCCAGCGGCGTAAGCGTCATCAACGTGCTGTACAACCTGTCGCCGCAGCTCTTCTTGGCGAAGATTCTCGACTTTACTTCTGTCGGGTTGTACAGCCGTGCCACGAGTATAACTCAGATTTTCGACAAGCTCGTTGTGCAGGTTTTGAATCCCATCATCATGCCCGCCCTTGTCTCGAGGAGCAAAGATGCATCGAATTTGAGGGTTGCCTATCTTGACGCGGTTGAGCTGCTCTCGGTTGTACAATGGCCCTTTCTGCTCTTCATCGCGATCATGGCGCATCCGATCATTCTGATCTTGCTCGGTCAGAACTGGCTGGAAATCGTGCCACTGGTTCGCTTGCTCTGCGTCGCGAATTTGGCTCTGTTCGCAGCCTGTTTGACCTATCCTACACTGGTGGCTACCGGAAGCGTGCGCGATGCGCTAACTTCGTCATTGATCTCCCTGCCGCCCTCGCTTCTCGTCGTTCTGTGTGCCGCTTTCTTTGGGGCCCAGGCCGTGGCAGCATCAGCATTGTTGACCCTGCCGTTCCAGGCTGCGGTGGCTTTGTATTTCATCGGGCGACGGCTTACCATTAAGCCAAAACACCTTTCTTGTGCGTTGCTCAAGAGCGCCGTGGTGACGGTTATGACCGCTTCAGGCGTCATGGTCTGCGCGGCGCTCATCGAGGCGAGGATCGTACCGTCCTTCGTGGGCCTGATCGCTGCGGGCGGTGTCGCGGCCCTCTGCTGGTGGTTAGGGCTGACGGTTACCGGACATCCCTTGCTGCATCATCTTCATCGAGCGGCAGGTGGGTTGGTCGTGAGTGCGCCGTGGCTTAGGCTGCGGCGTCTATGA
- a CDS encoding glycosyltransferase, producing MISIVVPAHNESSVIARTLNPWVTNSASGEIGVVVVCNGCVDDTANVARRFGPTVHVVESDIASKTDALNLGDQISGVFPRIYADADIVITVDAIRALARRLGQGDVLAVAPTPHINLTGCSWLVRKYYGIRSRLPSSREGIGGSGVYALSEAGRRRFGQFPHVIADDTYVRLQFKPEERETLPYARSTVFPPRTVLQLIAVRTRAYRGTSELARRFPELRVNRGEGNNRTLIALFKKPHLWPGLLIYCAVNIAARCRATVGLRSGVHRWQRDETSRTALSADSLK from the coding sequence ATGATTTCGATCGTCGTCCCAGCCCACAACGAGAGTTCTGTGATTGCACGGACCTTGAATCCATGGGTCACCAACTCGGCTTCGGGCGAAATCGGCGTGGTCGTCGTTTGTAACGGGTGTGTAGATGACACCGCGAACGTCGCCCGGCGCTTCGGTCCAACCGTCCATGTTGTCGAATCGGATATCGCAAGCAAAACAGACGCCCTGAACTTGGGAGATCAAATTTCAGGCGTGTTTCCGCGGATCTACGCTGACGCCGATATTGTTATTACCGTCGATGCTATTCGAGCTCTGGCAAGACGCCTGGGGCAAGGCGACGTTTTGGCGGTAGCACCCACACCCCATATCAATCTGACGGGCTGTTCCTGGCTCGTTCGCAAATATTACGGAATTCGGTCACGGCTGCCATCTTCGCGCGAGGGGATTGGTGGGTCCGGCGTCTACGCCTTATCCGAGGCGGGGCGTAGGCGATTTGGACAGTTTCCCCACGTCATTGCTGACGATACCTATGTTCGCCTTCAGTTCAAACCAGAAGAGCGAGAGACGCTGCCATACGCGAGGTCCACGGTATTCCCCCCACGTACTGTGCTGCAACTGATCGCAGTCAGAACTCGTGCCTATAGGGGAACATCCGAGCTCGCCCGGCGCTTTCCAGAGCTGCGCGTGAACAGAGGGGAAGGCAATAATCGGACGCTTATTGCATTGTTCAAAAAACCTCATTTGTGGCCCGGATTGTTAATTTATTGTGCTGTCAACATTGCCGCCCGGTGCAGGGCGACCGTAGGTTTGCGAAGTGGAGTTCATCGCTGGCAACGCGACGAGACTTCGCGCACAGCACTATCGGCAGATTCACTTAAATGA
- a CDS encoding UDP-N-acetylglucosamine--LPS N-acetylglucosamine transferase has translation MFRSTVFHRKRLRNNSTPQSRSVRTRLLAVSSGGGHWVQLLRIKRAFENCEVTFVTVHESYRAQVPGHKFYLVNDANRWTKIALLKAAGRLAWIVWNEKPDIVVSTGAAPGYLALRFGRMMGARTIWLDSIANVERLSMSGDRIGRCADLWLTQWPHLARPNGPHYTGSVL, from the coding sequence ATGTTTCGGAGCACGGTCTTTCACCGCAAGAGGTTGCGGAACAACAGCACGCCACAGTCGCGCAGCGTTCGCACAAGATTGCTGGCGGTCTCTTCGGGCGGAGGGCATTGGGTGCAGCTATTGCGTATCAAACGCGCTTTCGAGAACTGCGAAGTCACGTTCGTCACTGTCCATGAGTCATATCGCGCGCAGGTGCCAGGCCATAAATTCTACCTGGTCAATGATGCCAACCGCTGGACTAAGATCGCGCTATTGAAGGCTGCGGGCAGGTTGGCTTGGATCGTTTGGAATGAAAAACCCGATATCGTGGTTTCGACCGGTGCGGCTCCGGGATACCTAGCGCTGCGGTTCGGACGAATGATGGGTGCGCGCACCATCTGGCTCGACAGCATCGCCAACGTCGAACGGCTTTCGATGTCTGGAGACAGAATTGGTCGTTGCGCTGACCTCTGGTTGACCCAGTGGCCTCACCTGGCGCGACCTAATGGACCCCATTACACAGGCTCGGTGCTATGA
- a CDS encoding DegT/DnrJ/EryC1/StrS family aminotransferase, giving the protein MIPFLDLKAQYRQIKPQVDAAVLRVIDSAQFVLGPDVAAFEDRFAAYCNVDHCRAVNSGTSALHLALLAANVGPGDEVITVSMTFVATTAAILYSGAKPVFVDVDPVSWTMNPELIEAAITPRTKAILPVHLHGLMADMDPIMEIARRRGLVVIEDAAQAHGAEYKGRRAGSIGDLGCFSFYPGKNLGAYGEGGAVVTNSPDLARRISLLRDWGQESKYNHVVAGYNFRMDGIQGAVLNVKMDHLESWTEGRRTVAMQYDSVLEKLPFERPRAPTHSRHVYHVYAVRLPRRDETLKVLQEGGIGVGIHYPVPVHLQKAYANLGYRAGDYPVTERLANEFLSLPIYPELRPDQVAEVVAQLQRAAVVEAA; this is encoded by the coding sequence TTGATACCTTTTCTGGATCTGAAGGCTCAATATCGCCAAATCAAGCCACAGGTTGATGCCGCGGTTTTGCGGGTCATCGACAGCGCTCAATTTGTTCTGGGACCGGACGTCGCTGCCTTTGAGGATCGCTTTGCGGCTTATTGCAACGTTGATCACTGCCGCGCGGTCAATAGCGGAACCTCGGCGTTGCATCTTGCGCTGCTCGCGGCCAACGTTGGGCCGGGCGATGAGGTCATCACGGTGTCGATGACGTTCGTCGCTACGACAGCAGCCATCCTGTACAGCGGCGCCAAGCCGGTCTTCGTCGACGTCGACCCTGTCTCCTGGACAATGAACCCGGAATTGATTGAAGCCGCGATCACGCCCCGAACGAAGGCGATCCTGCCCGTGCACTTGCACGGACTGATGGCGGACATGGATCCGATCATGGAGATCGCCCGCCGCCGTGGGCTTGTCGTCATCGAGGACGCGGCGCAGGCTCATGGTGCAGAATACAAGGGTCGGCGCGCCGGATCCATCGGCGATCTCGGCTGCTTCAGCTTCTATCCGGGCAAGAATCTTGGAGCGTACGGAGAGGGTGGAGCGGTCGTTACCAACAGCCCGGACCTCGCTCGACGAATTTCGCTGCTCCGTGATTGGGGCCAGGAATCCAAATACAATCACGTTGTCGCCGGCTACAATTTCCGCATGGACGGCATTCAGGGCGCCGTGCTGAACGTCAAGATGGACCACCTCGAATCCTGGACCGAGGGGCGCCGGACAGTGGCCATGCAATATGACTCTGTGCTGGAGAAGCTTCCGTTCGAACGTCCCCGAGCGCCGACCCACAGCCGGCACGTCTACCATGTGTATGCGGTGAGGCTGCCTCGGCGCGACGAGACGCTGAAGGTGCTGCAGGAAGGCGGGATTGGCGTGGGCATTCACTATCCCGTTCCGGTTCATCTGCAGAAGGCCTACGCGAATCTAGGCTATCGCGCAGGCGATTATCCCGTCACTGAGCGGCTGGCGAACGAATTCCTCTCGCTACCGATCTATCCGGAACTTCGGCCGGATCAGGTTGCAGAGGTCGTGGCTCAGCTACAGAGGGCGGCAGTCGTCGAGGCTGCCTAA
- a CDS encoding acyltransferase codes for MPIAKDVQLGRDVRIFHPDLVNLYGCSVGDDTRVGTFVEIQIGAKIGARCKISSHSFICEGVTIEDEVFIGHGVMFTNDKYPRATTADGKLQGPADWKVERTHVGRGASIGSNATILCGITIGAGAIVGAGSVVTRDVPPRAIVAGVPAQVREPRHVAMESADR; via the coding sequence ATGCCCATCGCGAAGGACGTGCAGCTCGGTCGCGACGTCCGAATATTCCATCCGGATCTCGTTAATCTCTATGGCTGCTCGGTCGGAGACGACACGAGGGTAGGAACTTTCGTGGAAATTCAGATCGGCGCAAAAATCGGCGCGCGCTGCAAGATATCTTCGCACAGCTTCATCTGTGAAGGCGTGACCATCGAGGACGAGGTTTTCATCGGGCATGGCGTGATGTTCACCAACGACAAATACCCGAGGGCTACCACAGCGGACGGCAAGCTGCAGGGACCAGCAGACTGGAAGGTGGAACGAACTCATGTCGGCCGCGGGGCATCCATTGGCTCCAACGCCACCATTCTTTGCGGTATCACGATCGGCGCCGGGGCCATCGTGGGCGCCGGCTCGGTGGTGACAAGGGACGTTCCACCACGGGCTATTGTTGCTGGCGTACCCGCGCAGGTTCGAGAACCGCGCCACGTTGCAATGGAATCCGCGGACCGTTAA
- a CDS encoding glycosyltransferase: MIFATVGTQGQFDRLIRTIDEWAGAHGRTDVFAQTGPSDYHSKHIRAERFIDPTEFRKRVEAASLVISHAGMGSIITALELGKRIIVMPRRASLGEHRNDHQLATAKRFAEQGCIMVAFTEHELVDKLDQHQISDEPERLSALASPRLISTIRTFIETGRIGFENRDISS; encoded by the coding sequence ATGATTTTCGCGACAGTCGGAACGCAGGGGCAGTTTGACCGTTTGATCCGAACAATCGACGAGTGGGCCGGCGCGCACGGAAGAACGGATGTCTTTGCGCAGACGGGCCCATCAGACTACCATTCCAAACATATCCGCGCAGAGCGGTTTATCGATCCGACCGAATTCCGGAAACGCGTCGAAGCGGCAAGCCTTGTGATTTCCCATGCCGGAATGGGCTCTATTATTACTGCTCTCGAGCTTGGAAAGCGGATCATAGTCATGCCTCGTCGGGCGAGTCTGGGCGAACACCGCAACGACCACCAACTCGCAACCGCAAAGCGCTTCGCTGAACAAGGCTGCATCATGGTTGCTTTCACCGAACATGAGTTGGTCGATAAGCTGGATCAACACCAGATCTCCGACGAGCCCGAGCGGCTCAGCGCGCTAGCGTCGCCACGCCTCATATCTACAATTCGGACATTTATTGAGACCGGCCGCATTGGTTTCGAGAATAGAGACATTTCGTCGTAG
- a CDS encoding glycosyltransferase family 4 protein has translation MKVLLYPHSMELGGSQLNAIQLAGSIRDRGHEVIVLSEAGPLVERVRKMALEHIELPAQRGRPSPKVIRMIGHLVQRRRIDVVHGYEWPPIIEAFLGGKVAHRTAVVGTVMSMSVASFLPRNVPLTVGTELIRQAAIDAGHRHVELLEPPVDTRADNPSIDGRSFRADQGVEPDEVLLAMVCRLVPDLKLEGLLSACNAVRELAVAGHRVRLMIVGDGRARGDVGRRAEEVNAAAGYKVVLMAGEMADPRPAYAAADVIIGQGGSALRGMAFGKPLVVIGEEGFSELLTPESAPVFLQQGWYGLGSGSFGAGAPALRIALERLVRSQELRCELGLLGRRLAEQRFSLNHAAEVIENLYSSAMRNPEPFERVLSDIVHVSAGLIGSKIGRKYQRWVGNASTDDSNARDLIAAVLANGKRSEMLSLSGERASTK, from the coding sequence ATGAAGGTGCTTCTCTACCCTCATTCGATGGAACTGGGGGGCTCACAGCTCAACGCTATTCAGTTGGCCGGGTCGATCCGCGATCGGGGGCACGAAGTGATCGTGCTTTCGGAGGCCGGCCCGCTGGTGGAACGAGTAAGAAAAATGGCGCTCGAACACATCGAGCTTCCGGCGCAACGGGGCCGGCCGTCTCCGAAAGTGATCCGCATGATCGGCCATCTGGTGCAGCGTCGCCGTATTGACGTGGTACACGGATATGAGTGGCCTCCCATCATCGAGGCCTTCCTCGGCGGAAAGGTGGCCCATCGCACTGCCGTCGTCGGGACTGTGATGTCGATGTCCGTGGCGTCTTTCTTGCCCCGCAATGTGCCATTGACGGTGGGGACCGAGCTCATCCGTCAGGCAGCGATTGACGCCGGGCACCGGCACGTCGAGCTGCTGGAGCCACCGGTGGATACAAGAGCCGACAATCCGTCCATCGACGGGAGGAGCTTTCGCGCCGATCAAGGTGTCGAGCCGGATGAAGTCCTTCTCGCCATGGTTTGCCGGCTGGTGCCAGACCTCAAGCTCGAGGGTCTATTGTCAGCCTGCAATGCAGTTCGTGAGCTGGCGGTGGCGGGCCATCGGGTACGGCTGATGATCGTTGGTGACGGCCGGGCGCGCGGCGATGTGGGCAGACGTGCCGAAGAGGTCAACGCGGCTGCTGGTTACAAAGTCGTGCTGATGGCCGGCGAGATGGCCGATCCACGCCCTGCCTACGCTGCGGCGGATGTGATCATCGGCCAAGGTGGCTCGGCATTGCGAGGAATGGCGTTCGGAAAGCCCCTTGTGGTTATCGGCGAGGAAGGCTTCAGCGAGTTGCTGACGCCCGAAAGTGCACCGGTCTTTCTGCAGCAGGGATGGTATGGTCTCGGATCCGGTTCGTTCGGAGCGGGGGCACCGGCGCTGCGCATAGCGCTCGAGCGGCTTGTCAGGTCGCAGGAGCTGCGGTGCGAGTTAGGGCTTCTTGGCCGCCGGCTGGCGGAGCAACGATTTAGCCTGAATCATGCAGCCGAAGTCATCGAGAACCTGTACTCGTCAGCAATGCGGAATCCCGAGCCTTTCGAGCGCGTGCTTTCGGACATCGTCCATGTCTCCGCTGGATTGATCGGCAGCAAAATCGGGCGAAAATATCAACGATGGGTTGGCAACGCGTCGACCGATGACAGCAACGCCCGCGACCTGATAGCCGCAGTCCTTGCGAACGGTAAGCGTAGCGAGATGCTGTCTCTCTCAGGTGAACGTGCGAGTACAAAATAG